The following coding sequences are from one Kushneria phosphatilytica window:
- a CDS encoding chemotaxis protein CheD, translating into MKMMPEAVATHHYVDRDTGLAAIKLLPCEYFVTRFDVMAAGSGQKGPQEKIGVLSTVLGSCVSACLRDPVAGVAGMNHYMLPWTPQACDPRHGLRYGNHAMAVLIEAMERMGARRERIEAKVAGGGRVMSGSAARVGDANADYVVQSLAEHGITLLARDLGGPSARRVHYLPASGRMLVRKLGAQEGAERVRQQESRLIAELPSRELPKEVRALMPDVKEFRT; encoded by the coding sequence ATGAAGATGATGCCGGAAGCGGTAGCGACCCATCATTATGTCGATCGTGATACCGGACTGGCAGCTATCAAGCTGTTGCCTTGCGAGTATTTTGTAACCCGCTTTGATGTCATGGCAGCGGGCTCGGGTCAGAAAGGGCCGCAGGAGAAAATTGGCGTGCTGTCGACTGTATTGGGCTCCTGCGTCTCGGCCTGTCTGCGCGATCCGGTAGCGGGCGTGGCGGGCATGAATCACTACATGCTGCCGTGGACGCCTCAGGCCTGTGATCCACGTCATGGTTTGCGTTATGGCAATCACGCCATGGCGGTGCTGATTGAAGCCATGGAGCGAATGGGTGCCCGACGCGAACGTATTGAAGCCAAGGTGGCGGGTGGGGGACGAGTCATGTCGGGTAGTGCTGCTCGTGTAGGGGATGCCAACGCTGACTATGTCGTTCAGTCACTGGCCGAGCATGGCATCACACTGCTTGCCAGAGATCTGGGAGGGCCTTCGGCGCGGCGCGTGCACTATCTGCCCGCCAGTGGTCGGATGCTGGTGCGCAAGCTCGGTGCTCAGGAGGGTGCCGAACGTGTGCGTCAGCAGGAAAGCCGGCTGATTGCCGAGCTGCCATCGCGTGAACTGCCAAAGGAGGTCCGGGCGCTCATGCCTGATGTTAAGGAGTTCAGAACATGA
- a CDS encoding CheR family methyltransferase yields MAEAAEHRELTFTDTDFEKVRQLIHQRAGIALAMHKREMVYSRLARRLRALGHKSFKQYLQALEGQGEKGAEWEHFVNALTTNLTSFFREAHHFPLLAEHVRNRSEPVRIWCCAASTGEEPWSLAITLSEALGSRASNARIIATDIDTRALEVARQGIYPMNQIERLSEQQRKSYFQRGTGARSGMARINAALRAMVEFRPLNLLESGWGLEGQFDAIFCRNIMIYFDKPTQKKLLERFVPLLKDDGLLFAGHSENFTYLTDAFRLRGHTVYEQSSRRRMAS; encoded by the coding sequence GTGGCAGAAGCGGCAGAACATCGCGAACTTACCTTTACAGATACGGACTTCGAGAAGGTGCGCCAGCTGATTCACCAGCGTGCGGGCATCGCTCTGGCGATGCATAAGCGCGAGATGGTCTACAGCCGCCTGGCACGCCGGTTACGGGCACTGGGACACAAGAGCTTCAAACAATATCTTCAGGCATTGGAAGGTCAGGGGGAAAAGGGTGCGGAATGGGAGCACTTCGTCAATGCCCTGACAACCAATCTGACCTCATTTTTTCGTGAAGCGCATCACTTCCCGTTGCTGGCCGAACATGTTCGCAATCGTTCCGAACCGGTTCGTATCTGGTGCTGTGCGGCTTCCACCGGCGAGGAGCCCTGGTCGTTGGCGATCACTCTGAGCGAAGCGCTGGGCAGTCGTGCCAGTAACGCCAGAATCATTGCCACCGATATCGATACCCGAGCGCTCGAAGTGGCTCGCCAGGGCATCTATCCGATGAACCAGATCGAACGTCTCAGTGAGCAGCAGCGTAAAAGCTATTTTCAGCGCGGCACCGGAGCGCGCAGTGGCATGGCACGCATCAATGCTGCGCTCAGGGCAATGGTGGAGTTCAGGCCGCTCAACCTGCTCGAGTCCGGCTGGGGGCTGGAAGGGCAGTTCGATGCCATTTTCTGCCGCAACATCATGATCTATTTCGACAAGCCGACTCAGAAAAAGCTGTTGGAGCGATTTGTGCCGCTGCTCAAGGATGATGGTCTGCTGTTTGCAGGGCATTCGGAAAACTTTACGTACCTGACGGATGCTTTCCGACTGAGGGGGCACACCGTTTATGAACAATCATCCCGACGACGGATGGCGTCATGA
- the flhD gene encoding flagellar transcriptional regulator FlhD, producing the protein MTSNDNLLEDIRNVNLSYLLLVQRLINEDRSLAIFRLKISEHMADALGALPISELAKLANTNQLLCHFSLTDPGMLSTLTGPSRDQDLQRTHAAILLAGQQVEHDDETLPVRAMAGTKRHGG; encoded by the coding sequence ATGACCAGTAACGATAATCTTCTGGAAGATATCCGTAACGTTAATCTGTCCTATCTACTGTTGGTGCAGCGTTTGATCAATGAAGATAGATCGCTGGCCATTTTCAGATTGAAAATCAGTGAGCACATGGCGGATGCGCTTGGGGCGCTACCGATTTCGGAACTGGCAAAACTGGCGAATACCAATCAGCTACTCTGCCATTTTTCGCTGACCGATCCTGGCATGCTTTCCACATTGACCGGTCCTTCCCGCGATCAGGATCTGCAACGCACTCATGCTGCCATTCTATTGGCCGGTCAGCAGGTCGAGCATGACGACGAGACGCTGCCTGTTCGCGCCATGGCCGGGACAAAACGACATGGCGGATAA
- the motA gene encoding flagellar motor stator protein MotA translates to MLIFIGYIAVIGSVLGGYLIVGGHLGVLVQPAEVIIIAGAAIGAFIASNNGKGIKATIRVFPRLRQAGKYNKTMFMNLMGLLYQLLAKGRSEGMMALERDIDNPEESPLFAEYPMLRSDPLLMEFLTDYLRLMISGNMDAFEIEALMDHEIETFRHEAEIPVHSLSSVGDGLPAFGIVAAVMGVVHALGAPDLAPEQLGPLIANAMVGTFLGILLAYGFVTPLASRIKHQVAEVEKMLQCIKVTLLANLNGYAPPISVEFGRKALFSSERPSFTELEEHVRSVRSQPTGGR, encoded by the coding sequence GTGCTTATCTTTATTGGTTATATAGCGGTTATCGGTTCAGTACTGGGTGGCTACCTCATCGTTGGCGGCCATCTCGGTGTGCTGGTACAGCCGGCCGAAGTCATCATTATCGCTGGGGCCGCCATTGGTGCTTTTATTGCTTCCAATAATGGCAAGGGCATCAAGGCCACCATTCGGGTTTTTCCGCGCCTTCGTCAGGCGGGCAAGTATAACAAGACCATGTTCATGAACCTGATGGGGCTTTTGTACCAGCTGCTGGCCAAAGGCCGTTCGGAAGGCATGATGGCGCTTGAGCGGGATATCGATAACCCCGAGGAAAGCCCGCTGTTTGCAGAATATCCCATGCTGCGCTCTGACCCGCTGCTGATGGAATTCCTGACGGATTATCTGCGCCTGATGATCAGCGGCAACATGGATGCTTTCGAGATTGAAGCGCTCATGGACCATGAAATCGAAACCTTCCGTCATGAAGCCGAGATTCCGGTTCACAGCCTGAGTTCGGTAGGCGATGGACTACCGGCATTCGGTATCGTGGCTGCAGTCATGGGGGTGGTTCATGCGCTGGGGGCCCCTGATCTGGCGCCGGAGCAATTGGGACCTCTGATTGCGAATGCCATGGTGGGCACCTTTCTGGGCATTCTGCTGGCTTATGGGTTCGTCACGCCACTGGCTTCTCGTATCAAGCACCAGGTGGCAGAAGTGGAAAAGATGCTGCAATGCATCAAGGTGACGCTGCTGGCCAATCTTAACGGTTACGCGCCGCCGATTTCAGTCGAATTTGGCCGCAAGGCGCTGTTTTCCAGCGAGCGACCGAGCTTTACTGAACTGGAAGAGCATGTCCGCTCCGTGCGCTCTCAGCCGACGGGTGGCAGGTAA
- the flhC gene encoding flagellar transcriptional regulator FlhC, translating into MADKSVVSELHQIQLAIELIELGARLQVLETETELSRGRLIRLYKEIRGASPPKGMLPFSTDWFVTWLPNIHSSLFYNIYRYLLEQGGCERMDGIIKAYRLYLEQVSMLEEGEPVLGLTRAWTLIRFFESDMMQLSTCQRCGGHFVAHAHSLDHDFVCGICQPPSRAGKTRRAAEREKLRRVQSGAISN; encoded by the coding sequence ATGGCGGATAAGAGTGTCGTCAGTGAGCTGCATCAGATTCAGCTGGCGATCGAGTTGATTGAGCTCGGAGCCAGACTGCAGGTGCTGGAAACGGAGACCGAGCTTTCCCGTGGTCGGCTGATCCGTCTCTACAAGGAAATCCGGGGCGCTTCGCCACCCAAGGGGATGTTGCCATTTTCGACCGACTGGTTCGTGACCTGGCTGCCCAATATTCACTCGTCGCTGTTTTACAATATCTATCGTTATCTGCTTGAGCAGGGCGGCTGTGAGCGAATGGACGGTATCATAAAGGCCTATCGGTTGTATCTGGAGCAGGTCTCCATGCTGGAAGAAGGTGAGCCAGTGCTTGGATTGACCCGCGCCTGGACTCTGATCCGTTTTTTTGAAAGTGACATGATGCAGCTGTCCACCTGTCAGCGTTGCGGTGGTCATTTTGTGGCCCATGCGCACAGCCTTGATCACGATTTTGTCTGTGGCATCTGCCAACCTCCCTCAAGGGCCGGCAAGACACGCCGTGCAGCAGAACGCGAGAAGCTGCGCCGTGTTCAGAGCGGCGCCATCTCCAACTGA
- a CDS encoding EscU/YscU/HrcU family type III secretion system export apparatus switch protein, whose product MIEHDDDTNPNAVDDESRRSAVAIAYSEQDVAPRVVAKGYGLTAERIIEQANAHGLYVHQSRELVQLLMPLDLDERIPAALYLAIAELLAWVYEMDQEDRERKTESKKDPS is encoded by the coding sequence GTGATCGAGCATGACGATGATACCAATCCCAATGCAGTAGATGATGAGTCGCGTCGTTCGGCCGTTGCCATTGCCTATTCAGAGCAGGACGTAGCGCCAAGAGTCGTTGCGAAAGGTTATGGGTTAACAGCTGAGCGCATCATCGAGCAGGCCAATGCACACGGTCTGTATGTCCATCAGTCTCGAGAGTTGGTTCAACTGCTGATGCCGCTGGATCTGGATGAGCGCATTCCGGCAGCTCTTTATCTGGCCATTGCCGAGCTATTGGCCTGGGTGTACGAGATGGATCAGGAAGATAGAGAGCGGAAAACGGAAAGCAAAAAAGACCCTTCCTGA
- the cheW gene encoding chemotaxis protein CheW: protein MDAAARDLQKVDNEGHEFLVFRLGDEEYGIDILKVQEIRGYEGVTRIANAPEFIKGVTNLRGVIVPIVDLRLRFDIGSAEYTGQTVVIVLNIGNRVVGIVVDGVSDVLTLSSEQIKPAPEFGASLSTQYLTGLGSVDERMLILVDIEKLMTSEEMALVDEVV, encoded by the coding sequence ATGGACGCCGCTGCACGCGACCTGCAGAAGGTCGACAATGAAGGTCATGAATTTCTGGTCTTTCGACTGGGCGACGAAGAATACGGGATCGACATCCTGAAGGTGCAGGAAATTCGTGGTTATGAAGGGGTAACCCGAATCGCCAATGCACCCGAATTCATCAAGGGTGTTACCAATCTGCGTGGCGTGATCGTACCGATCGTTGATCTGCGGCTGCGTTTCGACATCGGGAGTGCCGAGTATACCGGCCAGACAGTGGTTATCGTACTCAATATTGGTAATCGCGTGGTCGGTATTGTGGTTGATGGGGTATCTGACGTTTTGACTCTGTCGAGCGAGCAGATCAAGCCGGCACCGGAGTTTGGCGCATCACTCTCGACCCAGTATCTGACCGGATTGGGCAGTGTTGATGAACGCATGCTGATCCTGGTGGATATTGAAAAGCTGATGACCAGCGAAGAAATGGCACTGGTAGACGAGGTGGTCTGA
- the cheA gene encoding chemotaxis protein CheA — MDITEFYQTFFEEAAELLAEMEQQLLALDPDEPDTEQLHAIFRAAHSIKGGAGTFGFTVLQETTHLLENLLDRARHGELQLDRATIDIFLETKDMLSDQLEAYRQQTEPDAEAFDRICQVLKTLAEEGSEQAAAAASAESESTLSSDPSPSSQDASHDAGGLRLILKGVPAESAEALVEELALFGEISEQVRDGDNLKISLATQNSADDVRAVLGFVLNDDQIDIQPFQAIAAPEENETKADEPAASEQKAAVSAETQPAKATGSGEAGGKSAEKPRPAPRAGASESSSLRVSIEKIDQIINLVGELVITQSMLEQGASELDPVVHGKLMSGMNQLQRNARDLQESVMSVRMMPMDYVFSRFPRLVRDLAAKLGKEVELETVGKSTELDKSLIERIIDPLTHLVRNSLDHGIESPEKRVAAGKPKAGKLTLAAQHQGGNILIEISDDGAGLNRERILAKAAQNGLSVSESMSDDDVWQLIFAPGFSTADQVTDVSGRGVGMDVVKRNIQQMGGHVDILSNPGQGTSIRIVLPLTLAILDGMSVRVGEEIYILPLSAIMESMQVSEDHINTVTGSERLLFVRGEYLPLVELHRVFDIPDAEQDVTRGIVIIVQSEGRHFGLLVDQLIGQHQVVVKNLETNYRKVNGVSAATILGDGSVALILDIPALSRTTRDREKARQQAKVNRGETA, encoded by the coding sequence ATTGATATTACCGAGTTCTATCAGACTTTCTTCGAGGAGGCCGCGGAACTGCTGGCAGAAATGGAGCAGCAGCTGTTGGCACTGGATCCGGATGAGCCTGACACCGAACAGCTGCACGCCATCTTCCGTGCAGCACACTCCATCAAGGGTGGGGCCGGTACCTTTGGTTTTACCGTGCTGCAGGAGACGACACACCTGCTCGAGAACCTGCTTGATCGGGCTCGGCATGGAGAACTGCAGCTGGACCGGGCGACGATCGACATCTTTCTGGAAACCAAGGATATGCTGAGCGACCAGCTGGAAGCTTACCGTCAACAGACCGAGCCGGATGCCGAAGCGTTCGATCGAATCTGTCAGGTACTCAAGACCCTGGCTGAAGAGGGTAGTGAGCAGGCTGCTGCTGCAGCGTCTGCGGAAAGTGAAAGCACCCTTTCATCCGATCCTTCACCTTCCTCGCAGGATGCGTCACATGATGCCGGGGGCTTGCGCCTGATCCTCAAGGGTGTGCCTGCCGAATCGGCGGAAGCGCTGGTCGAAGAGCTGGCACTGTTCGGTGAGATCAGCGAGCAGGTACGCGATGGTGACAATCTGAAGATCAGTCTGGCGACCCAGAACAGCGCCGATGATGTGCGCGCCGTACTGGGGTTCGTGCTCAACGATGATCAGATCGACATTCAGCCTTTCCAGGCGATAGCTGCGCCTGAAGAGAACGAAACCAAAGCGGATGAACCGGCGGCTTCCGAACAGAAAGCCGCGGTGTCAGCGGAAACTCAGCCGGCGAAAGCGACGGGGAGTGGTGAAGCGGGAGGCAAGAGTGCCGAAAAGCCCCGCCCTGCGCCACGTGCCGGCGCCAGTGAGTCGAGTTCGCTGCGTGTTTCCATCGAGAAGATCGATCAGATCATCAACCTGGTTGGTGAGCTGGTCATTACCCAGTCAATGCTTGAGCAGGGGGCCAGCGAGCTGGATCCGGTCGTGCATGGCAAACTGATGAGCGGCATGAATCAGCTGCAACGCAATGCGCGGGATCTGCAGGAATCCGTCATGTCAGTACGCATGATGCCGATGGATTATGTGTTCAGCCGTTTCCCGCGACTGGTACGCGACCTGGCGGCCAAGCTGGGCAAGGAAGTCGAGCTCGAGACAGTGGGCAAGTCGACAGAGCTCGACAAGAGCCTGATCGAACGCATCATTGATCCGCTGACGCACCTGGTGCGTAACAGTCTCGATCACGGTATTGAATCTCCCGAGAAACGGGTGGCAGCGGGCAAACCGAAAGCAGGCAAGCTGACGCTGGCTGCTCAGCACCAGGGCGGTAATATTCTGATCGAGATCAGTGATGATGGTGCCGGACTGAATCGCGAACGCATTCTCGCCAAGGCAGCCCAGAATGGCCTGTCGGTCTCGGAGAGCATGAGTGATGACGATGTCTGGCAGCTGATCTTCGCCCCGGGCTTTTCGACGGCCGATCAGGTCACGGATGTTTCCGGTCGTGGCGTAGGCATGGATGTGGTCAAGCGCAACATTCAGCAGATGGGAGGACATGTCGATATTCTCTCCAATCCGGGGCAGGGCACCAGTATCCGAATCGTATTGCCGCTGACCCTGGCCATTCTGGATGGCATGTCGGTACGTGTCGGCGAAGAGATCTATATCCTCCCGCTGAGCGCCATCATGGAATCGATGCAGGTCAGTGAAGACCATATCAATACTGTCACCGGTAGCGAGCGGTTGCTTTTTGTCCGGGGCGAGTATCTTCCACTGGTCGAATTGCATCGGGTGTTTGATATACCGGACGCCGAGCAGGATGTAACACGAGGCATCGTGATTATCGTTCAGAGCGAAGGGCGTCATTTTGGCTTGTTGGTCGATCAGTTGATCGGTCAGCACCAGGTCGTGGTCAAGAATCTGGAGACCAACTACCGCAAGGTCAACGGAGTCTCCGCGGCCACCATACTGGGTGACGGCAGCGTTGCCCTGATTCTGGATATTCCGGCTCTGTCGAGGACCACGCGCGATCGTGAGAAAGCGCGCCAGCAGGCCAAAGTCAACAGGGGAGAAACGGCATGA
- the motB gene encoding flagellar motor protein MotB — MSQHRRPIVIRRKKAEEHGSHGSWKIAYADFMTAMMAFFLVMWLLSGTSKSELEHVSEYFRTPLKVALTGGDRNTASDSAIPGGGDDVIHSDGEVAKTVLQPSNYQPDRALRRLKTRLENLIREDPALRALRSQLKLDLTPEGLRIQIIDSQKRPMFELGSARIQPYMRDALEHIAPLLNELPNGITLAGHTDDLPYASGETGYSNWELSSDRANASRRALVAGGLDSDKLLRVIGMADTMNLDPRPDAPINRRISILVLNKQAQQQLEQENSTPGTPARINASDPPSTLGDMLGVKPVSAEEISSKPATP; from the coding sequence ATGAGTCAGCATCGACGCCCCATCGTTATTCGTCGCAAGAAAGCCGAAGAGCATGGATCCCATGGCAGCTGGAAAATTGCCTACGCAGACTTCATGACGGCCATGATGGCCTTCTTTCTGGTGATGTGGCTACTTTCCGGTACCAGTAAAAGTGAGCTTGAACATGTCAGTGAATATTTTCGAACCCCGCTCAAGGTAGCGTTGACCGGTGGAGACAGGAACACGGCAAGCGATAGTGCCATTCCGGGTGGAGGAGATGATGTCATTCACTCGGACGGGGAGGTGGCCAAAACGGTTTTACAACCGAGTAACTATCAGCCTGACCGCGCTCTGCGCCGTCTGAAGACCCGACTGGAAAATCTGATTCGTGAAGATCCGGCGCTGCGTGCATTGCGCTCACAACTCAAGCTGGATCTGACCCCGGAAGGGCTGCGTATTCAGATCATCGACAGTCAGAAGCGCCCCATGTTCGAGCTGGGCAGCGCCAGAATTCAGCCGTATATGCGTGATGCTCTGGAGCATATTGCGCCGCTGCTTAATGAGTTACCCAATGGGATTACGCTGGCAGGCCATACAGATGATCTGCCTTACGCCTCGGGTGAAACCGGATATAGCAACTGGGAGCTCTCCAGTGATCGCGCCAACGCCTCGCGACGCGCACTGGTAGCAGGGGGGCTGGACAGTGACAAGCTGCTGCGGGTGATTGGTATGGCTGACACCATGAATCTTGATCCTCGGCCTGATGCGCCGATCAACCGGCGTATCAGTATCCTGGTACTGAATAAACAGGCCCAGCAGCAGCTTGAGCAGGAAAATAGTACGCCGGGGACCCCGGCTCGGATTAACGCCAGTGATCCACCCTCGACTCTGGGGGATATGCTGGGTGTCAAACCGGTATCGGCTGAAGAGATTTCCAGCAAGCCGGCAACGCCCTGA